Sequence from the Aquipuribacter hungaricus genome:
GCGGCGGGACGACCGCGAGGACTGCCGGGGGTCGGCGGGGGGCCTGCGGCGGGGGAGGGGTGCCGGTCCGACCCTTGTCCGTCCCTGCGGTGTGGGGCAGGCTCGTGAGCCGTGCGCAGGCGCGCACCGGTGACGTCGTCGCACCGGGGAGGTCACCGCCACCCACGGAGGAGGCGCAGCGTGGCGTCCAACAGAGCAGTCGCGTACATCGGCCCCGGCACGGTCGAGGTCCAGGAGATCCCCTACCCCAAGCTCGAGCTGCAGGACGGCCCGGGTGTCAACCCGGCCAACGTCGGCCGGAAGTGCGAGCACGGGGTCATCCTCAAGGTCGTCACCACCAACATCTGCGGCAGCGACCAGCACATGGTGCGGGGCCGCACGACCGCCCCGGAGAACCTCGTGCTGGGCCACGAGATCACCGGCGAGGTGGTCGAGGTCGGCCGCGACGTGGAGTTCATCAAGCAGGGCGACCTGTGCTCCGTGCCGTTCAACATCGCCTGCGGTCGGTGCCGCAACTGCAAGGAGGGCAAGACCGGCATCTGCCTCAACGTCAACCCGGCGCGGCCCGGGGCCGCCTACGGCTACGTCGACATGGGCGGCTGGGTCGGCGGCCAGGCCGAGTACGTCATGGTCCCGTACGCGGACTGGAACCTGCTCTGGTTCCCGGACCGGGACCAGGCCCTGGAGAAGATCACCGACCTGACGATGCTGTCGGACATCTTCCCGACCGGCTTCCACGGCGCCGTCACCGCGGGCGTGAAGCCCGGCTCGACGGTCTACGTGGCAGGGGCGGGGCCGGTCGGCATCGCCGCCGCGGTCGGGGCGCAGCTGCTCGGGGCCTCCGTCGTCATCGTCGCGGACCTCGTGGAGTCGCGGCTGGCGCAGGCGCGCAGCATCGGTTGCGAGACCGTCGACGTGTCGAAGGGGTCGCCCCAGGACCAGATCGAGCAGGTCCTCGGCGTCCCCGAGGTCGACGCGGCCGTCGACGCGGTCGGCTTCGAGGCCCGGGGCCACGGCGCCGACGCCGGCACCGAGGCGCCGGCGACGGTGCTCAACTCGCTGATGGACGTCACCGCGGCGGGCGGCGCCATCGGCATCCCCGGCCTGTACGTCACCGGCGACCCGGGGGGCGTCGACGAGGCGGCCAAGGTCGGTGCCCTGTCCCTGAGCATGGGCACCGGCTGGGCCAAGTCGCTGTCGTTCACGACCGGGCAGTGCCCGGTGATGCGCTACAACCTCGGCCTCATGAAGGCGATCCTCGCCGACAGGGTGCAGATCGCGAAGGCGGTCAACGCGACGGTCATCCCGCTGGACGAGGCGCCGGCCGGCTACGCCGACTTTGACTCCGGGGCGGCCAAGAAGTACGTCATCGACCCCCACGGGATGGTCGCCTGACCCGGCACCGGGGCCGGCGGGGCGGTGCGGCCGCGTGTCTGCGGGCGCACCGCCCCGTCGGTAGGGTTCCGGCGTGAACGAGCTGGAGATCGGACGGGCCAAGCGCGGTCGACGGGCGTACTCGCTGGACGACGTCGCCGTCGTCCCCTCGCGCCGCACGCGCGACCCCGAGGACGTCTCGACCGCGTGGCAGATCGACGCCTACCGCTTCGAGCTCCCGCTGCTAGCCGCCCCGATGGACTCCGTCATGAGCCCGGCCACGGCCGTCGAGGTCGGCCGGCTCGGCGGGCTCGGCGTCCTCGACCTGGAGGGCGTGTGGACGCGGTACGACGACCCCGAGCCGCTGCTGGCCGAGATCGCCGAGCTCGACCCGGCCGCGGCCACCGTCCGGATGCAGGAGGTGTACGCCGAGCCGATCCGCCCCGAGCTGGTCCGTGACCGGCTCGCCGAGATCCGCGCTGCCGGCGTCACCGTCGCGGGGTCGCTGAGCCCGCAGCGCACCCAGGAGCTGTGGCAGACCGTCGCCAAGGCCGGCGTCGACCTGTTCGTCATCCGCGGCACCACCGTGTCCGCCGAGCACGTGTCGGCCCGCAGCGAGCCGCTCAACCTCAAGCGCTTCATCTACGAGCTCGACGTGCCCGTCATCGTCGGCGGCGCCGCGACGTACACCGCGGCGCTGCACCTCATGCGGACCGGTGCGGCGGGCGTGCTCGTCGGCTTCGGCGGCGGGGCCGCGCACACCACCCGCAAGACGATGGGTATCCACGCCCCGATGGCGACGGCCCTGGCGGACGTCGCCGGTGCCCGCCGGGACTACCTCGACGAGTCCGGCGGCCGCTACGTCCACGTCATCGCCGACGGCGGCATGGGCCTGTCCGGCGCGGTCGTCAACGCCGTGGCCTGCGGCGCGGACGCGGTCATGCTCGGCGCGGCGCTCGCCCGCGCCGAGGAGGCCCCCGGCCGCGGCTGGCACTGGGGCTCCGAGGCCCACCACGCCGTGCTGCCCCGCGGCGAGCGGGTGCACGTCGGCACGGTGGCACCGCTGCAGGAGATCCTCCTCGGACCGGGTCGCAGCGCGGACGGCACGACGAACATGTTCGGCGCGCTCCGCCGGGCCATGGCGACGACCGGCTACCTCGACGTCAAGGAGTTCCAGCGCGTCGAGATGGTCGTCTCGCCCTACCGCCCGGCCTGAGGGCGGCGGCGCCCGGCGGCGAGGGCGGCCTCCGGCGGGACCTGGGCGGGCACCGGCCGCGCCCGGCCCGACGTCGCCCAGCCGAAGGTGTGCTGGACCGCGCGGCCCCAGTCCTCGTAGTCGCCCTGGCGCCGGTCCGAGCCCTCGGCGGGCAGCCAGCGTCCCGCCCGGTGCCAGTTGCGGCGCAGCCCCTGCAGGTCCGGCCAGTATCCGACGGCGAGCCCCGCGGCGTACGCGGCGCCCAGCGACACGGTCTCGCTGACCATCGGGCGCACGACCGGCACGCCGAGGACGTCGGCGACGGTCTGCATGAGCAGGTTGTTGCTCGTCATGCCGCCGTCGACCTTGAGCGCGGTGAGCGCCACGCCGGAGTCGGCGTCCATCGCGTCGACGACGTCGCGGGTCTGCCACGCCGTCGCCTCCAGCACAGCCCGGGCCAGG
This genomic interval carries:
- the fdhA gene encoding formaldehyde dehydrogenase, glutathione-independent, encoding MASNRAVAYIGPGTVEVQEIPYPKLELQDGPGVNPANVGRKCEHGVILKVVTTNICGSDQHMVRGRTTAPENLVLGHEITGEVVEVGRDVEFIKQGDLCSVPFNIACGRCRNCKEGKTGICLNVNPARPGAAYGYVDMGGWVGGQAEYVMVPYADWNLLWFPDRDQALEKITDLTMLSDIFPTGFHGAVTAGVKPGSTVYVAGAGPVGIAAAVGAQLLGASVVIVADLVESRLAQARSIGCETVDVSKGSPQDQIEQVLGVPEVDAAVDAVGFEARGHGADAGTEAPATVLNSLMDVTAAGGAIGIPGLYVTGDPGGVDEAAKVGALSLSMGTGWAKSLSFTTGQCPVMRYNLGLMKAILADRVQIAKAVNATVIPLDEAPAGYADFDSGAAKKYVIDPHGMVA
- a CDS encoding GuaB3 family IMP dehydrogenase-related protein translates to MNELEIGRAKRGRRAYSLDDVAVVPSRRTRDPEDVSTAWQIDAYRFELPLLAAPMDSVMSPATAVEVGRLGGLGVLDLEGVWTRYDDPEPLLAEIAELDPAAATVRMQEVYAEPIRPELVRDRLAEIRAAGVTVAGSLSPQRTQELWQTVAKAGVDLFVIRGTTVSAEHVSARSEPLNLKRFIYELDVPVIVGGAATYTAALHLMRTGAAGVLVGFGGGAAHTTRKTMGIHAPMATALADVAGARRDYLDESGGRYVHVIADGGMGLSGAVVNAVACGADAVMLGAALARAEEAPGRGWHWGSEAHHAVLPRGERVHVGTVAPLQEILLGPGRSADGTTNMFGALRRAMATTGYLDVKEFQRVEMVVSPYRPA